One window of Chloroflexota bacterium genomic DNA carries:
- a CDS encoding penicillin-binding transpeptidase domain-containing protein produces MRTYPSVEQTQRWRLLLIGLAVTTFAGLILQRLFWYQVTDRERFVALANEEHQERRPLAPARGALLDTNGHPIALNVMYDAVYVYRPALTSLDRAVTVLTAATGKTRDQVMDAIQRADKQWTLLASRLPANAASQIASAGLSGVELRSLPAREYPEGSLAAQVLGFVGADGSGLSGLELTLDDALAGKPGVVVTEGDTEGDEIAIGRKALIPPVPGSDVVLTIDRYIQRVAERELDRAVQANKATGGIVIVMNPTTGAVLAMATNPTFSLTSGAPLEASEQQLYKPVVVTDTYEPGSVMKLMTAAAGVEEGVVTPDSRYHDNGLALINGVPIRNWDGGAYGDVTVREILVHSLNTGAQWIAGLLGPDRFYRYIEAFGFGAPTGIQLNGEAAGSFRRNTDPGWSALDLATNSFGQSISVTPIQMITAIAALGNHGILMKPQIVKEIRGPDGVKRFDPQPVRSVVSDRTAETMLNMMESVWNQPALSAVHIAGYRLAAKSGTADIPAPNGYSTGKTYASFAGFAPLPNPRFVILVRIDRPEAIYGGVVAAPVFRAIASEILTYMQIPPTDVKVPPVDATAGQDRSDLAAADRPSR; encoded by the coding sequence ATGAGGACGTACCCGAGCGTTGAGCAAACGCAGCGCTGGCGATTGCTCCTCATCGGGCTGGCGGTCACAACGTTCGCAGGTCTGATCCTCCAACGCCTCTTCTGGTATCAGGTCACCGACCGTGAGCGGTTCGTAGCTCTCGCCAATGAGGAGCACCAGGAGCGACGGCCACTGGCACCGGCGCGCGGCGCGCTCCTCGATACGAACGGGCATCCCATTGCGCTCAACGTCATGTACGACGCGGTGTATGTGTACCGACCGGCACTCACGTCCCTGGACCGCGCCGTGACCGTACTCACCGCGGCGACCGGCAAAACACGGGACCAGGTGATGGACGCGATTCAGCGAGCGGACAAGCAATGGACGCTTCTCGCCTCGCGTCTGCCGGCGAACGCGGCATCCCAGATCGCCTCGGCCGGCCTGAGTGGCGTCGAGCTGCGGAGCCTCCCGGCCCGCGAATACCCGGAAGGAAGCCTCGCGGCCCAGGTCCTCGGCTTCGTCGGCGCTGATGGAAGCGGACTCAGTGGCCTCGAGCTCACGCTCGACGATGCGCTGGCGGGCAAGCCGGGCGTTGTGGTGACCGAGGGCGACACGGAGGGGGACGAGATCGCCATCGGGCGCAAAGCCCTCATCCCGCCCGTTCCCGGGTCAGATGTCGTGCTCACCATCGATCGGTACATTCAGCGCGTCGCGGAACGGGAGCTCGACCGGGCCGTGCAGGCGAATAAGGCGACGGGCGGGATCGTCATCGTGATGAACCCGACCACCGGAGCGGTGCTCGCGATGGCAACAAACCCCACCTTCAGCCTCACGTCCGGCGCCCCGCTCGAAGCGAGCGAGCAACAGCTCTACAAACCAGTCGTCGTTACCGATACGTACGAGCCGGGGTCCGTGATGAAGCTGATGACTGCCGCGGCAGGCGTTGAAGAGGGAGTCGTCACGCCGGACTCGCGATATCACGACAACGGGCTGGCTCTGATCAACGGGGTCCCGATCCGCAACTGGGATGGGGGCGCATACGGCGACGTGACGGTTCGTGAGATTCTGGTGCACTCCCTCAACACCGGAGCGCAGTGGATTGCTGGGCTTCTCGGCCCCGATCGGTTCTATCGCTACATCGAGGCCTTCGGCTTTGGCGCACCGACAGGCATCCAGCTCAATGGGGAGGCCGCCGGCTCATTCCGCCGAAACACCGATCCCGGGTGGTCGGCCCTCGACCTCGCCACAAACTCCTTTGGCCAGTCCATCTCGGTGACGCCGATTCAGATGATTACCGCGATCGCCGCGCTGGGGAATCACGGCATCCTCATGAAGCCGCAGATCGTGAAGGAGATCCGCGGTCCGGACGGCGTCAAGCGCTTCGATCCGCAGCCGGTCCGGTCGGTCGTCTCCGACCGGACGGCCGAAACAATGTTGAACATGATGGAATCCGTGTGGAATCAGCCAGCCCTCTCGGCGGTCCACATCGCGGGATATCGCCTCGCGGCAAAGAGTGGCACCGCCGATATTCCCGCTCCCAATGGCTATAGCACCGGCAAGACCTACGCCTCGTTCGCGGGCTTTGCACCCCTTCCCAATCCACGCTTCGTCATTCTCGTGCGAATCGATCGACCGGAGGCTATCTACGGTGGCGTCGTGGCCGCGCCGGTCTTCCGCGCCATCGCGAGCGAGATCCTGACGTACATGCAGATTCCGCCAACCGACGTGAAGGTCCCGCCCGTTGACGCGACCGCAGGTCAAGATCGAAGCGATCTCGCGGCCGCGGATCGGCCGTCCCGTTGA
- the rsmH gene encoding 16S rRNA (cytosine(1402)-N(4))-methyltransferase RsmH, whose translation MDPVGHLPVLLEESIALLDPRPNADFIDCTSGAGGHSTALLDRTGPRGRLLALDADPAAVEQVRVRLRGYGDRARVVQSNFRDLAAVAEREGFAAVDGIVMDLGMSSRQIEQSGRGFSFRRDEQLDMRYDPSQTRTAADVLASASRDEIAGALRDFGEEPHSLRIANAIVAARAREPLRTTQQLASLVSSVVGRSTGRIHPATRTFQALRILTNDELGALRETLPQAIGLLRRGGRLAVISFHSLEDRIVKSFMRREAGLAVDTAARHLPVPEERPRPRLRILTRRPLTPTADEVARNPRSRSARLRVAERI comes from the coding sequence ATGGACCCGGTCGGCCACCTTCCCGTGCTTCTCGAAGAGTCCATTGCGCTCCTCGACCCGCGGCCAAACGCCGACTTCATCGATTGCACGTCCGGCGCAGGGGGACACAGCACTGCGCTACTCGACCGCACGGGCCCCCGAGGTCGACTCCTCGCGCTCGACGCCGATCCCGCGGCGGTCGAGCAGGTGCGCGTGCGCCTGCGGGGCTACGGTGATCGCGCACGCGTGGTCCAGAGCAACTTTCGCGACCTCGCCGCGGTGGCGGAGCGGGAAGGTTTCGCGGCCGTGGATGGCATCGTGATGGACCTGGGCATGTCATCTCGTCAGATCGAACAATCGGGGCGAGGATTCTCATTTCGTCGAGACGAACAGCTTGACATGCGTTATGATCCATCGCAGACCAGAACGGCGGCCGACGTCCTCGCGTCCGCCTCCCGAGACGAGATCGCCGGGGCACTGCGTGACTTTGGCGAAGAACCGCATAGCCTGCGCATCGCCAACGCTATCGTCGCGGCTCGCGCCCGCGAGCCGCTGCGAACGACGCAGCAGCTGGCTTCCCTGGTGTCATCGGTCGTCGGGCGGTCCACGGGAAGGATCCATCCCGCCACGCGCACATTCCAGGCCCTCCGAATTCTCACCAATGACGAGCTGGGCGCCTTGCGCGAGACCCTCCCCCAGGCAATCGGCCTTCTCCGCCGTGGCGGTCGGCTCGCCGTGATCTCGTTCCATTCCCTGGAGGACCGGATCGTCAAGTCGTTTATGCGTCGCGAGGCGGGACTGGCCGTCGACACGGCAGCTCGACATCTCCCAGTCCCCGAGGAACGGCCACGACCACGGCTCCGCATCCTCACCCGGCGCCCCCTCACACCAACCGCGGACGAGGTGGCGCGAAATCCGCGCAGCAGAAGCGCCCGTTTGCGCGTAGCGGAGCGAATCTGA
- the mraZ gene encoding division/cell wall cluster transcriptional repressor MraZ — translation MFLGEFEHSLDDRGRIAIPAKFRSGLSDGLVITRGIDPCLWVWPMDEWRRIAQKLTDLSLMQTDARRIHRLMFSGATDCAPDRLGRILVPAFLRDYADLRDAVVIVGLLNRVEIWSGARWREERALAEQEGAQLAEHLFSQGV, via the coding sequence GTGTTTCTGGGCGAATTCGAGCACTCGCTCGACGACCGCGGCCGCATTGCTATCCCCGCCAAGTTCCGGAGTGGGTTGAGCGACGGGCTCGTCATCACGCGGGGCATCGATCCGTGCTTGTGGGTTTGGCCGATGGACGAGTGGCGACGGATCGCGCAGAAGCTGACCGATCTGTCCCTCATGCAGACCGATGCGCGGCGCATCCATCGACTTATGTTCTCCGGAGCGACGGATTGTGCGCCGGACCGACTCGGAAGAATCCTGGTCCCTGCGTTTCTTCGGGACTATGCGGATCTGCGCGACGCGGTAGTCATCGTGGGTCTCCTCAATCGCGTGGAAATTTGGAGCGGCGCGCGGTGGCGGGAGGAGCGAGCGCTCGCCGAGCAAGAGGGGGCGCAGCTCGCCGAGCACCTCTTTAGCCAGGGTGTCTAG
- a CDS encoding C4-type zinc ribbon domain-containing protein: MRKIDLLRQLQDLDSRLEATRTAIAQLGHQIGDRSALAGREAERARLRDAVRDAEAQQRDLELQAEDRRVKIASDEAKLYGGRVTNPKELQSLSDEVAQDRRQLSAVEDQLLLLLERIDELTTKLAEEDSAYERELAAWNASQQSARDALDTAQSNLGALEQQRTSAASQVAPADLTTYETIRRQKGGTAVAQVQQRTCQACRVALTPSQEQRARIGNDLVLCNSCGRILFVPLS; this comes from the coding sequence ATGCGAAAGATCGATCTGTTGCGGCAACTTCAAGATCTCGACTCGCGATTGGAGGCGACGCGCACGGCCATCGCGCAGCTGGGCCATCAAATCGGCGATCGCAGCGCCCTGGCAGGGCGCGAAGCGGAACGGGCGCGCCTCCGGGACGCGGTGCGCGACGCCGAGGCCCAACAGCGCGACCTCGAGCTGCAAGCGGAGGATCGACGCGTCAAGATCGCATCCGACGAGGCCAAGCTCTATGGCGGGCGAGTCACCAATCCGAAAGAGCTTCAGAGCCTGTCGGATGAAGTCGCCCAGGATCGTCGCCAGCTCAGTGCCGTTGAAGACCAGCTCCTCTTGCTCCTCGAACGAATAGACGAGCTCACCACAAAGCTCGCCGAGGAAGATTCCGCGTACGAGCGCGAGCTGGCGGCATGGAACGCCAGCCAGCAGTCGGCACGGGACGCTCTGGACACGGCCCAATCGAACCTCGGGGCCCTGGAGCAACAGCGCACGAGCGCCGCATCCCAGGTCGCGCCTGCGGATCTCACAACGTACGAAACGATACGGCGGCAGAAGGGCGGCACCGCCGTCGCTCAGGTCCAACAGCGAACGTGCCAGGCCTGTCGGGTTGCGCTAACGCCATCTCAGGAGCAGCGAGCGCGGATCGGGAATGATCTCGTGCTCTGCAACAGCTGCGGCCGCATTCTTTTTGTACCCCTGTCGTGA
- a CDS encoding PIG-L deacetylase family protein, with amino-acid sequence MQEWTEPARKVVLAIQAHPDDVDFSSGGTVAKFVRDGHEVHYLSVTSGNKGTHDRSMPPERLAEIREEEEREAARRLGVSSCRFLRHNDGEVEVNLGLRREVCQVIREIRPFTVMTFDGWRPYQLHPDHRAVGIVAMDAIIAARDHLFFPEQLGPELDIARVHEVLLFGTGEPDTWIDISETIETKIYAASAHVSQLHGDPDERAERQRARAREIGAPHGMAYAEAFKRLRLN; translated from the coding sequence GTGCAAGAGTGGACCGAGCCAGCGCGAAAAGTCGTTCTCGCGATTCAGGCCCACCCGGACGACGTCGACTTCTCCTCCGGCGGGACGGTCGCAAAGTTCGTCCGCGACGGCCACGAGGTGCACTACCTCTCGGTCACCAGCGGAAACAAGGGCACGCATGACCGCTCGATGCCCCCGGAGCGCCTGGCTGAGATTCGCGAGGAGGAGGAGCGCGAGGCGGCGCGGCGGCTCGGCGTGTCGAGCTGCCGGTTCCTTCGGCACAACGACGGCGAAGTCGAGGTGAACCTCGGCTTGCGCCGGGAAGTCTGCCAGGTGATCCGGGAAATTCGGCCCTTCACCGTCATGACCTTCGACGGATGGCGACCGTACCAGCTCCACCCCGACCACCGCGCGGTGGGGATCGTCGCGATGGACGCCATCATCGCGGCGCGCGACCACCTCTTCTTTCCCGAGCAGCTCGGGCCCGAGCTGGACATCGCTCGCGTCCATGAAGTGCTGCTGTTCGGAACCGGTGAGCCCGACACCTGGATCGACATCAGCGAGACCATCGAGACGAAAATCTACGCCGCGAGCGCCCACGTGAGCCAGCTTCACGGCGATCCCGACGAGCGGGCAGAGCGCCAGCGCGCCCGCGCGCGAGAGATTGGCGCACCCCACGGCATGGCCTACGCGGAGGCGTTCAAGCGGCTGCGGCTGAATTAG
- a CDS encoding glycosyltransferase, with protein sequence MNIYIREVSRHLSHLGVAVDVFTRRQDPAAPDIVPFAEHARVVHVTAGPERYLPKEAVVEYLPEFICNMREFIADEESHYDIVHSHYWLSGRVAGYFKNAWHVPMVAMFHTLSELKNQVTISPDEWESDIRAGIERLTVATADRLIASTPVDGAHLEDHYGADGERVSIVPCGVDSTQFHPGSRSAALQALGLDDRRLVLFVGRIQQLKGIDVLIRSAAMLAGREQSGAVPPFTVAIVGGRPSSADDDPEAREIRRLRHIAEELGVTDHIQWMGAVDHEALPAYYQAADVTVMPSTYESFGLVAVESMACGTPVVAARVGGLQETVQDGETGFLIPLRDPAHYAQRIEQILTQPELRSRLSLRARARARQFSWEHVAKQLVDLYHSLRREPALASLT encoded by the coding sequence ATGAACATCTACATTCGCGAAGTGAGCCGCCATCTGAGCCACCTCGGTGTGGCAGTCGACGTGTTCACCAGGCGACAGGACCCCGCCGCACCCGACATCGTTCCCTTTGCCGAGCACGCCCGAGTGGTCCACGTTACCGCCGGTCCGGAGCGGTACCTGCCCAAGGAAGCGGTCGTCGAGTACCTCCCCGAATTTATCTGCAACATGCGCGAATTCATCGCGGACGAAGAGTCGCACTACGACATCGTCCACAGCCACTACTGGCTCTCGGGCCGCGTGGCCGGCTACTTCAAGAACGCCTGGCACGTGCCCATGGTGGCCATGTTCCACACGCTGTCCGAGCTCAAGAACCAGGTCACGATCAGCCCCGACGAGTGGGAAAGCGATATCCGGGCGGGCATCGAGCGCTTGACCGTCGCGACGGCAGACCGCCTCATCGCATCGACCCCCGTCGACGGTGCGCACCTCGAGGACCACTACGGCGCCGATGGAGAGCGAGTATCCATCGTCCCGTGTGGAGTCGACTCGACGCAGTTCCACCCCGGCTCGCGCTCCGCTGCGTTGCAGGCGCTCGGACTCGACGATCGGCGGCTGGTCCTCTTCGTCGGACGGATACAGCAGCTGAAGGGAATTGACGTGTTGATCCGCTCCGCCGCAATGCTTGCGGGCCGCGAACAAAGCGGCGCGGTCCCGCCATTCACGGTCGCGATTGTTGGGGGCCGTCCGTCCTCCGCGGACGATGACCCGGAGGCGCGCGAGATCCGTCGGCTCCGACACATCGCCGAGGAGCTTGGGGTAACCGACCACATTCAATGGATGGGCGCCGTCGATCACGAGGCGCTGCCGGCCTATTACCAAGCGGCAGACGTCACCGTCATGCCGTCGACGTACGAGTCGTTTGGGCTCGTCGCGGTCGAATCGATGGCATGTGGGACACCGGTCGTCGCCGCTCGGGTCGGAGGGCTTCAGGAAACGGTGCAGGACGGAGAAACCGGGTTTTTGATCCCGTTGCGGGATCCAGCGCACTATGCGCAGCGCATCGAGCAAATCCTCACGCAGCCAGAACTGCGCAGCCGCCTGAGCCTCCGCGCCCGGGCGCGCGCACGACAATTTAGCTGGGAGCACGTCGCGAAACAGCTGGTCGACCTGTATCACAGTCTGCGCCGAGAGCCGGCTCTCGCCTCTCTCACGTAA
- a CDS encoding hemolysin family protein codes for MNTGLGLVAVFALIAANGFFTAAEFALVSARRTRIEQLANRGNRAALAVQRAQADPSRFIAACQLGITVASLALGWIGEATIASILWEPLAIVVPDRVLGLTAHAIAAPLAFLLMTYLHITCGEQVPKMLALQLSEQAALVTVLPTNFIGVIFRPFIRALELSTNLALRMLGVKWEAQTQHVYSYEDLKLMIQASRAAGAIEEDPDRLVERALDFAQLSAHHVMVPRTEMIALPSSVTVDQLADTMARHEHSRYPIYEGTADNVVGILWAKHVAVALAKARGRPVDIRALIRAPLFVPETMRADRLLAEMKRHRSHEAIVIDEYGATAGLVTLRDIMDRLAGEIRDQTELARPTVEWLPDGSTMVDGLMLLGDVETELGIDFGESEYDTVGGFLFGRLGRRPAIGDTINVGDRTLAVAELDGLRVSRVAIRKRADAVDKTAQQTQAVGS; via the coding sequence ATGAACACAGGCTTAGGCCTCGTCGCCGTCTTCGCACTCATCGCTGCCAACGGGTTCTTCACGGCAGCGGAATTCGCTCTGGTCTCGGCCCGCAGGACGCGGATCGAGCAGCTTGCAAACCGGGGCAATCGCGCGGCTCTGGCCGTTCAGCGGGCGCAGGCCGATCCCAGCCGCTTCATCGCCGCCTGTCAGCTGGGCATCACGGTTGCGAGTCTGGCCCTCGGCTGGATCGGCGAGGCGACCATTGCCAGCATTTTGTGGGAACCGCTCGCCATCGTCGTTCCCGACCGTGTCCTCGGCCTGACCGCCCACGCTATCGCCGCGCCGCTCGCTTTCCTTTTGATGACCTACCTCCACATCACGTGCGGCGAGCAAGTTCCGAAGATGCTGGCCCTGCAGCTGAGCGAGCAGGCGGCGCTGGTCACCGTTCTGCCCACGAATTTCATTGGCGTCATTTTTCGCCCGTTCATCCGAGCGCTCGAGCTCTCCACGAACCTCGCGCTCCGCATGCTGGGGGTGAAGTGGGAAGCGCAGACCCAACACGTGTACTCCTATGAGGACCTGAAGCTGATGATTCAGGCGAGCAGGGCCGCCGGGGCGATTGAGGAAGACCCGGACCGCCTTGTCGAGCGCGCCCTCGACTTCGCCCAGCTCTCGGCGCACCACGTAATGGTCCCGCGGACGGAGATGATCGCACTGCCCTCGTCCGTCACCGTCGACCAGCTGGCGGACACGATGGCCCGGCACGAGCATTCGCGCTACCCGATCTACGAGGGGACAGCTGACAACGTTGTCGGCATTCTCTGGGCGAAGCACGTCGCCGTTGCGTTGGCCAAGGCCCGTGGCCGACCGGTGGACATTCGCGCGCTGATCCGAGCGCCGCTGTTTGTGCCGGAGACGATGCGAGCCGATCGTCTGCTTGCGGAGATGAAACGCCACCGGAGCCACGAGGCGATCGTGATCGATGAGTACGGAGCGACCGCCGGGCTTGTGACGCTTCGAGACATCATGGACCGCCTTGCCGGCGAGATCCGCGACCAGACCGAGCTTGCCCGCCCGACGGTGGAATGGCTGCCCGATGGCTCCACGATGGTGGATGGCTTGATGCTGCTTGGCGACGTGGAGACTGAGCTGGGAATCGATTTCGGTGAGTCCGAGTACGATACCGTCGGCGGGTTCCTCTTCGGTCGCCTTGGCCGCCGGCCTGCCATTGGGGACACGATCAATGTTGGTGATCGCACCCTCGCCGTCGCCGAGTTGGATGGCCTTCGCGTTTCCAGAGTGGCAATTCGCAAACGCGCGGACGCAGTTGACAAAACAGCGCAACAAACGCAGGCGGTTGGCTCGTGA
- a CDS encoding LysR family transcriptional regulator, with protein sequence MNLRHLEVFCAVVGCESFSAAAEQLIMTQPAVSMQVQAVERHFGVQLLERRNRRTVPTEAGQVVYKWALNVLRTESLARKGIDDLKHAQAGRVVVGSSMTIGSHVLPPILSRFKRQHAGAEIVVRLGERPEICGEIINGTIDCGVVIAREIPPDLKVEPLGREAVVFICGPGHRLAHRKRVCIEDLEQESFILAPSGSSYRRLIDELLAEQGLRKVTVFMELDGTDSVKRAVQQGLGIGVALRSGVEWELEHGLLHEVPMRTATPLVDIGLVYHPRRHQSPMIESFTSYLKDQLSEQLRRSRERASAVACSELVRAGRRSARRAAVSTNGATDSDPH encoded by the coding sequence GTGAACCTTCGCCATCTTGAGGTCTTCTGCGCGGTGGTCGGGTGCGAGAGCTTCAGCGCCGCGGCCGAGCAGTTGATCATGACCCAGCCAGCTGTCAGTATGCAGGTACAAGCGGTCGAGCGGCATTTTGGCGTCCAACTCCTCGAACGTCGCAATCGGCGCACCGTGCCAACAGAGGCAGGCCAGGTTGTATACAAGTGGGCCCTCAACGTGCTGCGCACGGAATCCTTGGCGCGCAAGGGGATCGACGACCTCAAACACGCGCAGGCGGGGCGCGTCGTGGTTGGCTCCAGCATGACCATCGGGAGCCATGTCCTCCCACCGATCCTCAGCCGGTTCAAGCGCCAGCACGCGGGCGCCGAGATCGTGGTCCGTCTGGGTGAGCGTCCGGAGATCTGCGGGGAGATCATCAACGGCACCATCGACTGCGGGGTCGTCATCGCTCGCGAGATTCCGCCGGACTTGAAAGTCGAGCCGCTGGGCAGAGAAGCGGTAGTCTTCATCTGTGGCCCCGGCCATCGGCTTGCGCACCGGAAGCGCGTGTGCATCGAAGATCTCGAGCAGGAGTCGTTCATCCTGGCGCCGAGCGGGTCCAGCTATCGTCGTCTGATCGACGAGCTGCTGGCAGAGCAGGGTTTGCGCAAGGTCACGGTGTTCATGGAGCTGGATGGGACCGACAGCGTTAAGCGGGCGGTCCAGCAGGGCCTGGGAATTGGCGTCGCTCTGCGAAGCGGCGTCGAGTGGGAGTTGGAGCACGGACTGCTCCACGAAGTGCCGATGCGGACTGCGACGCCGCTTGTCGACATCGGGCTCGTCTACCATCCGCGCCGCCACCAGTCTCCGATGATCGAATCATTTACGTCGTACCTCAAAGATCAGCTCAGCGAGCAGCTCCGTCGCTCACGCGAGCGAGCCAGCGCGGTGGCCTGTAGCGAGCTGGTGCGGGCGGGCCGTAGGTCCGCGCGACGGGCCGCGGTCTCCACCAACGGTGCAACGGATTCCGATCCCCACTGA
- a CDS encoding biotin--[acetyl-CoA-carboxylase] ligase has product MNRDDAAVERWIIPSGWTLNYAPLTDSTNDDAKRAARDGARDRTLFVADEQRRGRGRMGRTWVSPPGSGLLFSLVLRRDLPPVDLTALCSISVVEAIADATGLSARIKWPNDVMLGEKKACGLLTEVVPQTGGRATIVGIGINVTAHPDGTGLGMPVTSLAEESTAAISRPSLLRAILERIDRRYAREDASLFADLRSEWERLLWRKRQTVRVSQDGPTVEGIVEGIAPSGALVLRRDDTRLIEISVGDVFAV; this is encoded by the coding sequence GTGAATCGCGACGACGCGGCCGTCGAGCGCTGGATCATCCCCAGCGGCTGGACCCTCAATTATGCGCCGCTGACTGACAGCACGAACGATGACGCCAAGCGCGCCGCGCGCGACGGCGCCCGCGATAGAACGCTCTTCGTCGCCGACGAGCAGCGGCGAGGACGCGGCCGAATGGGAAGGACGTGGGTCTCGCCTCCCGGAAGCGGGCTGCTCTTTTCGTTGGTGCTGCGTCGCGATCTCCCGCCCGTCGACCTGACGGCACTGTGCTCGATCTCGGTCGTCGAAGCGATCGCCGATGCGACCGGCCTCTCGGCGCGGATCAAGTGGCCGAACGACGTCATGCTCGGCGAGAAGAAGGCCTGCGGCCTGCTGACCGAGGTGGTCCCTCAGACTGGCGGCCGCGCGACGATTGTCGGTATTGGCATAAACGTCACCGCGCACCCTGACGGAACTGGCCTGGGCATGCCCGTCACGTCATTGGCCGAGGAATCGACTGCCGCCATCTCGCGGCCATCCCTCCTTCGGGCCATCCTGGAACGGATCGATCGCCGGTACGCGCGCGAGGATGCGTCGCTCTTCGCCGATCTGAGATCCGAATGGGAGCGCCTGCTGTGGCGCAAGCGACAGACGGTGCGCGTTTCACAGGACGGCCCCACCGTCGAGGGGATCGTCGAAGGGATCGCGCCGTCAGGGGCGCTCGTTCTCCGCCGCGACGATACGCGCCTGATCGAGATCAGCGTCGGGGACGTCTTCGCCGTTTAG
- a CDS encoding DUF4129 domain-containing protein gives MAKAVSVFGVVLCISAIEGVWVWLLAAAISEVAGQRYPSLIGVVLILALAWLTVRILVISDIALERRRLLLIAGGLALALGIGTVHAGVAVPPQLLIGTYEPDLRGAGIALVILIAYLWGRGLALAAGLTRERVIGHIAVSTSALCAVLVFLPLTGAVQRLGFGAVVTTFALAIAALLLIQAMGVEARELTPSRWGMVAGGFTILLMVGAAGLTGILSSGFLLGSARTVGALGRQARPLTDALLLALGHVAEAIAMALRWLAETIGADPSAIVQNMRGAEESRPKIEDQAPQGPPEVLTVLVAATLTLLFCVIVIAVFHRLVGHASASRRDEIEEVRQRLPRGRAALLGWFGRKSADGDDLVGQGVRVEIRRAYRAFQSAMARAGVPRAPGETPREYGRLLASILPAGAADLAQIARAYSVARYSDESTPVPSAEEVRQAVRRLRAVLRDAPPDVEAALHR, from the coding sequence TTGGCTAAGGCGGTCAGCGTTTTCGGTGTCGTGCTGTGCATCAGCGCGATCGAGGGAGTGTGGGTTTGGCTTCTGGCTGCCGCCATTTCGGAAGTCGCGGGCCAACGGTATCCGTCGTTGATCGGAGTCGTCCTCATCCTGGCGCTCGCATGGCTGACCGTTCGGATTTTGGTGATCTCGGATATCGCGCTTGAGCGGCGCCGGCTGTTGCTCATCGCCGGGGGTCTGGCCCTCGCCCTCGGCATCGGGACGGTGCACGCCGGCGTTGCCGTTCCGCCCCAGCTCTTGATCGGAACGTACGAGCCCGACCTGCGTGGCGCCGGGATCGCATTGGTCATCCTCATCGCGTACCTCTGGGGACGCGGACTTGCCCTCGCCGCGGGACTCACCCGCGAACGCGTCATTGGACACATCGCGGTGTCGACGAGCGCGCTGTGCGCCGTTCTGGTGTTTCTTCCGCTGACCGGCGCCGTGCAGCGGCTGGGATTTGGCGCCGTCGTCACCACATTCGCCCTTGCCATCGCCGCGCTCCTGCTCATCCAGGCAATGGGAGTCGAGGCGCGCGAGCTGACCCCGTCCCGATGGGGTATGGTCGCAGGAGGATTCACGATCCTCCTCATGGTGGGCGCGGCGGGCCTGACGGGCATCCTCTCCTCTGGATTTCTTCTGGGCTCCGCCCGGACCGTCGGTGCGCTTGGTCGCCAGGCGAGACCGTTGACGGATGCGCTGCTCCTCGCGCTCGGACACGTTGCCGAAGCCATCGCCATGGCGTTGCGCTGGCTCGCGGAGACGATCGGCGCGGACCCCAGCGCGATCGTCCAAAACATGCGCGGAGCGGAAGAATCCCGTCCCAAGATCGAAGATCAGGCGCCCCAGGGCCCTCCGGAGGTTTTGACCGTCCTCGTCGCCGCCACACTCACGCTGCTGTTCTGTGTGATTGTGATCGCCGTCTTTCACCGTCTCGTCGGCCATGCATCCGCGTCGCGACGCGATGAGATCGAGGAGGTGCGCCAGCGCCTGCCGCGTGGCCGGGCGGCACTTCTCGGATGGTTCGGTCGGAAATCGGCCGACGGCGACGACCTCGTCGGCCAGGGGGTCCGGGTCGAGATTCGGCGCGCCTACCGCGCATTCCAATCGGCCATGGCGCGCGCCGGCGTGCCGAGAGCACCGGGCGAGACGCCGCGCGAATACGGGCGCCTCCTCGCATCGATCCTGCCGGCGGGGGCCGCGGATCTCGCGCAGATCGCGCGGGCGTACTCCGTCGCTCGGTACTCGGACGAATCAACGCCCGTTCCGTCCGCCGAAGAGGTGCGGCAGGCGGTGCGCCGCCTGCGAGCGGTCCTTCGGGACGCGCCGCCGGACGTCGAAGCGGCCCTTCATCGATAG